In the Sedimentisphaera cyanobacteriorum genome, GCTGAACGGCAATTTTCGCGCCCTGAGCTCTAACGTTTTCTGTGAGCTTCTGGCAGCTGTCGATAAAGCAGTCGTCATACATCCCAATCATCCTCGGCGCTGCAAGGTCATCTTCCATAACCCGTGCAAAGCCGGTTATGACCATGCCAATCCCGCCTCGGGCAAAATCTGTATATAAGTTTTCAAGCTTTTCGGTGGGATACCCTTGTTCGTCTGCCATATTCTCCCAAGTAGCAGAACGAACAAACCTGTTTGAAACTTCTACGCCGCCAAGTGTTGTAGTCTCTAAAAGTCTTTTCATAAATATCAAAGAGGCATTAACTTTTTATCAGTTTTGTTATACTTCTGCGATACCCTGTTTTATCGCAAATCTTACAAGTCCGGCGCTGGATTCTATTCCCAGCATTTTCATAATACGATACTTGTGAAATTCTACTGTTCTCGAAGATATGTTCAAATCTGAAGCGATTTCTTTTGCGCTTTTTCCGTGCGAGAGCAGCTGCAGGATTTCTTTCTGCCTTTTTGTTAAGTCATCAGCTGTAAAATCATCCGCCGATGGCTGGGCCTCATCAATCTTTTTCTGTATCGAAGGGCTAATGTAAATGCCACCTGCAAAGGCCAGAGATATGGCCTGTGAAAGCTCATCAGGAGCTGAGCTTTTAACTATAAACCCTGACGCCCCTGCATCTATAGCTCGTCGTGCATACGCCGGCTCGTCGTGCATCGTAAGAAACACCACTTTAATATCCAAATTTTTCTTTTTGAGTTCCTTAAGAGCATCGATCCCGTTAAGATTCGGCATACTGATATCTGCCACAATAAGCTCGGGTTTGAGCTCTGCTGCCATCTTAACCATTTCGAGCCCATCTTTGGCAATCCCGACAAGGTCGTAAGACTCTTCAAGGATCTCAACAAGCCCTCTGGCAACAATAAAATGATCATCCGCTAAAAGT is a window encoding:
- a CDS encoding response regulator, producing the protein MTEEKTKRKRILLADDHFIVARGLVEILEESYDLVGIAKDGLEMVKMAAELKPELIVADISMPNLNGIDALKELKKKNLDIKVVFLTMHDEPAYARRAIDAGASGFIVKSSAPDELSQAISLAFAGGIYISPSIQKKIDEAQPSADDFTADDLTKRQKEILQLLSHGKSAKEIASDLNISSRTVEFHKYRIMKMLGIESSAGLVRFAIKQGIAEV